A genomic region of Chlorobaculum parvum NCIB 8327 contains the following coding sequences:
- a CDS encoding SPOR domain-containing protein, with amino-acid sequence MADQTAPDILARLLDIQPDEAQRLLDRFAGGMTAELLDRSRLSVDGLGSFSVVHEQPVRESGTDGTRYLPPRNRVEFTPRAKGSGDTASIASARLDMESSEARRFAQALATTFGKLLANAGGFELRGFGSFTTVSGKFQLQPDSSLEALLNSAYEGLKTIVIPDRSDGAPESKAHEGSALLKPVALTLAVLLLLVGGWFLSRNVPSGSPEVVSASVSSTVVPVVEEKVEAPVQVEPPESDSLLLRKGRYTVIAATFSSKSGAMQERQRLAALGHRTWFWEVTSDGRRYYRLALGDFATRSAALDSMKSMPKGLPKHSYIQQAYKNFVLYGEQEL; translated from the coding sequence ATGGCCGACCAAACCGCACCTGACATTCTTGCCAGGCTTCTCGACATCCAGCCGGATGAAGCGCAGCGCCTGCTCGACCGCTTTGCTGGCGGCATGACGGCCGAGCTGCTCGACCGGAGCCGCTTGTCCGTCGACGGATTGGGGTCATTTTCGGTTGTTCATGAACAGCCGGTGCGCGAGTCGGGAACAGATGGCACGCGCTATTTGCCCCCGAGGAACCGGGTGGAGTTTACGCCGCGCGCGAAAGGGAGTGGCGACACGGCATCCATCGCGTCGGCGCGGCTCGACATGGAGTCGTCCGAGGCTCGGCGCTTCGCCCAGGCGCTTGCCACCACGTTCGGGAAGCTGCTCGCCAACGCGGGCGGATTCGAGCTGCGGGGGTTTGGTTCGTTCACTACAGTATCGGGCAAATTCCAGCTCCAGCCCGACTCGTCGCTCGAAGCGCTGCTGAACAGTGCGTACGAGGGGCTGAAAACCATCGTTATTCCGGATCGGAGCGATGGCGCTCCCGAGAGCAAAGCTCATGAGGGTTCGGCGCTTTTGAAACCGGTTGCGTTGACGCTTGCCGTGCTTTTGCTGCTTGTCGGCGGCTGGTTCCTGTCCCGCAACGTTCCATCCGGTAGCCCCGAGGTCGTTTCCGCTTCGGTTTCGTCAACGGTCGTTCCGGTCGTCGAAGAGAAAGTCGAAGCTCCGGTTCAGGTGGAACCTCCGGAATCCGATTCGCTTCTGCTTCGCAAGGGCCGATATACGGTAATTGCCGCGACCTTCTCGTCCAAAAGCGGGGCGATGCAGGAGCGGCAGCGTCTTGCGGCGCTGGGTCATCGCACCTGGTTCTGGGAGGTCACTTCGGATGGCAGGCGCTACTACCGGCTCGCGCTTGGCGATTTTGCAACCCGGAGCGCGGCGCTCGACAGCATGAAGTCGATGCCGAAAGGGCTGCCGAAGCACAGCTATATTCAGCAGGCATACAAAAATTTCGTGTTATATGGAGAACAAGAGTTGTAA
- the bchY gene encoding chlorophyllide a reductase subunit Y produces the protein MENKSCNKLHPQSMCPAFGGLRVLMRIDGAQVCMAADQGCLYGLTFVSHFYAARRSIVSPELMNVQISGGTMIDDVRRTIEQIAEDPAVRFIPVVSTCVAETAGIAEELLPKKVGNAEVLLVRLPAFQIRTHPEAKDVAVSSLVKRFGAFDQPKKGKTLVVLGEIFPVDAMMIGGVLQKIGVESVITLPGADLDDYVQAGRASACAVLHPFYERTAALFESAGVKIVGGNPIGANATGQWIEQIGEALDLDPEIVKTVAEEERQKAKGVMAGFAERLQGSVIVAGYEGNELPLVRLLLEAGLDVPYASTSIARTPLGEEDHRLLTMLGTEVRYRKYLEEDMEAVLEHKPDLVIGTTSLDSFAKEHGIPAIYYTNNISARPIFFASGAASVLGLIAGLIEKREIYGRMKEYFMPTE, from the coding sequence ATGGAGAACAAGAGTTGTAACAAACTGCATCCGCAATCGATGTGCCCCGCGTTTGGCGGGTTGCGCGTGCTGATGCGCATCGACGGCGCGCAGGTCTGCATGGCCGCCGATCAGGGTTGCCTGTACGGACTGACCTTCGTGTCGCACTTTTACGCGGCGCGGCGCTCGATTGTGTCGCCGGAGCTGATGAATGTGCAGATTTCCGGAGGTACGATGATCGATGACGTGCGCCGTACCATCGAACAGATTGCCGAAGACCCGGCGGTGCGCTTCATTCCGGTGGTGAGTACCTGCGTCGCGGAGACGGCGGGCATTGCCGAGGAGCTGTTGCCGAAGAAAGTCGGTAACGCCGAAGTGCTGCTGGTGCGGCTTCCGGCGTTCCAGATCAGGACGCACCCGGAGGCTAAAGATGTGGCTGTGTCATCGCTGGTGAAGCGGTTCGGCGCGTTCGACCAGCCGAAAAAGGGCAAGACGCTCGTGGTGCTTGGCGAAATCTTCCCGGTCGATGCGATGATGATCGGCGGTGTTCTGCAGAAAATCGGCGTCGAGTCGGTCATCACGCTGCCCGGCGCTGACCTCGACGACTACGTGCAGGCGGGGCGCGCGTCGGCGTGCGCGGTGCTGCATCCGTTCTACGAGCGGACGGCTGCGCTCTTCGAGTCGGCGGGCGTGAAGATCGTGGGTGGTAACCCCATCGGCGCGAACGCCACCGGCCAGTGGATCGAGCAGATCGGCGAGGCGCTCGACCTCGATCCGGAGATCGTCAAAACCGTGGCCGAGGAGGAGCGGCAAAAGGCCAAGGGTGTGATGGCCGGGTTCGCCGAACGGCTGCAAGGCTCGGTGATTGTCGCTGGCTACGAGGGCAACGAGCTGCCGCTGGTGCGCCTGTTGCTCGAAGCGGGTCTCGACGTGCCATATGCCTCCACTTCCATCGCCCGCACCCCGCTCGGTGAGGAGGATCACCGCCTGCTGACGATGCTCGGCACGGAGGTGCGCTACCGGAAATACCTCGAAGAGGACATGGAGGCCGTGCTGGAGCACAAGCCCGACCTGGTCATCGGCACCACCTCGCTCGACAGCTTCGCCAAGGAGCACGGCATCCCGGCGATCTACTACACCAACAACATCTCCGCCCGCCCGATCTTCTTCGCCTCCGGCGCAGCATCGGTGCTGGGGTTGATTGCCGGGCTGATCGAAAAGCGGGAGATTTACGGAAGGATGAAGGAGTATTTCATGCCGACGGAGTGA
- a CDS encoding antitoxin — MDTAKIFTSGRSQAVRLPKEYRFEGKEVIVRHFGNGVILLPCDKPWDMLEAALNEFEPGFQLVREQPETQSREEIKG, encoded by the coding sequence ATGGACACAGCGAAAATATTTACCTCGGGTCGCAGTCAGGCGGTTCGGTTGCCGAAAGAGTATCGGTTCGAGGGCAAAGAGGTGATTGTCCGGCATTTTGGCAACGGTGTCATTCTTCTGCCCTGTGACAAGCCTTGGGATATGCTCGAAGCGGCTTTGAACGAGTTTGAACCCGGCTTTCAGCTTGTGCGTGAGCAGCCGGAGACGCAAAGCCGCGAGGAGATCAAGGGATGA
- the vapC gene encoding type II toxin-antitoxin system tRNA(fMet)-specific endonuclease VapC has translation MIYLLDTNICIYIINQKPPHVLERFRRERLGDIAISSVTASELTFGVVKSGSEKNRQALALFFAPLEILPFDASVIWHYGEIRSDLEKRGTPIGSLDTMIAAHARALGAVLVTNNVREFSRVEGLRVENWAELSG, from the coding sequence ATGATCTATCTGCTCGACACCAACATCTGCATCTACATTATCAACCAGAAACCGCCTCACGTTCTCGAACGCTTTCGCCGCGAGAGGTTGGGAGATATTGCCATATCGAGCGTTACGGCTTCGGAGCTGACTTTTGGCGTCGTCAAAAGCGGTTCAGAGAAGAACCGGCAAGCGCTGGCTTTGTTCTTTGCTCCACTCGAAATCCTGCCGTTCGATGCTTCCGTGATCTGGCATTACGGAGAGATCAGAAGCGACCTCGAAAAGCGCGGCACTCCGATCGGCTCCCTCGACACCATGATCGCCGCCCACGCCAGAGCGCTCGGCGCAGTGCTGGTAACGAACAACGTCAGGGAGTTCAGCAGGGTTGAAGGATTACGGGTGGAGAACTGGGCGGAGTTGTCTGGGTGA
- a CDS encoding DGQHR domain-containing protein: protein MQKISFKCLKCKQPIGEFYIGILNHEDLIKITYADIRRLDREGSEQREVEIYTGIQRELSKNRVKEIGKYVNMVDATFPTGVIIHIDEKNILEYNAEKEMMTIPFSDNIAKVLDGQHRIAGLEEYAKSDDSFQISVTIFVGMELEDQAIVFATINKTQTKVNKSLVADLFEFATHRSPHKTAHNIVRALNQKEGSPFKDKIKILGTADDKEKETITQATFSESLMKLYSKDLMSDRDTYKRGNKPNKFDGNELLQRPLRNIFVNEDDILIAKIIWEYFKAIETKWPVAWKQVKPEMILNKSTGFIALMNLFRDLYVKIGRVGELVLAEEYLKYLNKVTLESQDFNRANFIPGSGGQSSLYKKLKEQIGI, encoded by the coding sequence ATGCAAAAAATAAGTTTCAAATGTTTGAAATGCAAACAGCCAATAGGCGAATTCTATATCGGCATACTGAACCACGAAGATTTAATAAAAATTACCTATGCGGACATTAGACGCTTAGATAGAGAAGGATCAGAACAAAGAGAAGTTGAGATTTATACAGGCATTCAAAGAGAGCTATCAAAAAATCGCGTTAAGGAGATTGGAAAATATGTAAATATGGTAGACGCAACATTTCCAACTGGCGTCATTATCCATATTGATGAAAAAAACATACTTGAATATAATGCAGAGAAAGAGATGATGACCATACCTTTCTCGGACAATATTGCCAAGGTGTTAGATGGGCAACATAGAATAGCAGGCCTAGAAGAATACGCCAAGAGTGATGATTCTTTTCAAATCAGTGTCACAATTTTTGTAGGAATGGAGTTAGAAGATCAAGCCATAGTTTTTGCAACAATTAATAAGACACAAACCAAAGTAAACAAGTCGCTAGTGGCTGACCTATTTGAGTTCGCAACGCATAGAAGCCCGCATAAAACTGCTCATAATATTGTTAGAGCCTTAAACCAAAAAGAAGGCAGCCCATTCAAAGACAAAATAAAAATCCTGGGCACGGCGGACGACAAAGAAAAAGAAACTATTACACAAGCGACCTTTTCTGAATCTTTAATGAAATTATATTCTAAAGATTTAATGTCAGATAGAGATACATACAAAAGAGGTAATAAGCCGAATAAATTTGATGGAAATGAATTATTACAAAGGCCATTACGCAATATTTTTGTAAATGAAGATGACATCTTAATTGCAAAAATAATTTGGGAATATTTTAAAGCCATTGAAACAAAATGGCCTGTCGCATGGAAACAGGTCAAACCAGAAATGATACTTAACAAGTCTACTGGTTTTATTGCACTAATGAATCTATTTAGAGATTTATATGTTAAAATTGGACGAGTTGGCGAACTTGTTCTTGCGGAAGAATATCTCAAGTATTTAAACAAAGTCACATTAGAAAGTCAAGACTTTAACCGAGCGAATTTCATTCCAGGATCTGGTGGCCAGTCAAGCTTATACAAAAAACTTAAAGAACAAATTGGAATATAG
- a CDS encoding DNA adenine methylase: MIKTEINKLRSFRQNTDSVPESVKPFIRWAGGKQNLVSKLSENLPKEKFCSYFEPFVGAGSLFFHNNFINSKLSDINPHLINSYISIRESAEEVSDRLAFYKERVSEEYYYKLRDVFNKRKNHFTIDQAAIFIFLVHTSFNGIYRVNKKGEYNVPFGKAKPAIPDSSHLLKIQSKLKGAIITNGMYEDILTNVKRNDFVYFDPPYPPLNETSFFQHYSIDKFPNKQQIELSEYARELSNLGSFVMISNAETPMIIKLYKDWNIKRVSAYRYVNCKAERKAVNELIITNY, encoded by the coding sequence ATGATAAAGACTGAAATAAATAAACTAAGATCCTTTCGACAAAACACTGATTCTGTTCCCGAGTCTGTCAAACCATTTATTCGCTGGGCTGGTGGCAAGCAAAATCTTGTTTCAAAACTTTCCGAAAACTTACCAAAAGAAAAGTTTTGTTCATATTTTGAGCCATTTGTCGGAGCCGGCTCATTGTTTTTTCACAACAATTTTATTAATTCAAAACTTTCAGACATAAACCCACACCTTATCAATAGCTATATTTCTATCAGAGAATCAGCCGAAGAAGTTTCTGATAGATTGGCATTCTATAAGGAAAGAGTTAGTGAAGAATATTACTACAAATTGCGCGATGTTTTCAATAAAAGAAAAAATCACTTTACTATTGACCAAGCAGCAATTTTCATCTTTTTAGTTCATACATCTTTTAATGGGATTTACAGGGTAAATAAAAAAGGCGAATACAATGTTCCATTTGGCAAGGCAAAACCAGCCATCCCTGACAGCTCTCATTTGCTTAAAATCCAAAGCAAGCTCAAGGGTGCAATAATAACAAACGGGATGTATGAAGATATCCTGACAAATGTGAAGCGAAATGATTTTGTGTATTTTGATCCGCCATATCCACCTTTAAATGAGACGTCATTTTTTCAGCACTATTCAATTGATAAATTTCCGAATAAACAACAAATCGAGCTCTCTGAATATGCCCGAGAATTAAGCAACCTTGGCTCATTCGTAATGATTTCTAATGCTGAAACGCCCATGATAATAAAGTTATACAAAGACTGGAACATAAAAAGAGTAAGCGCATATCGTTACGTAAATTGCAAAGCTGAAAGAAAAGCTGTTAATGAGCTAATTATAACTAATTATTAA
- the frr gene encoding ribosome recycling factor, with product MTVRDVIQKIEPRMKKTIEAFQHEIASIRTGKATTALLDRVKVEAYGSQMPLKQVGNVGVLDVHTLSVQVWDKSMVGAVERAIRDANLGLNPSADGQTVRISIPPLTEERRKEYVKLTKKFGEDSKVSLRNHRRDLIHELDKLEKEKAISEDDKNHGKKEADDLVHKYEKKITEMIAQKEKEIMEV from the coding sequence ATGACTGTCAGGGACGTTATCCAGAAAATCGAGCCTCGCATGAAGAAAACCATCGAGGCGTTCCAGCATGAAATCGCTTCGATCAGAACCGGCAAGGCCACCACGGCGCTGCTCGACCGCGTGAAGGTCGAGGCCTATGGCTCGCAGATGCCGCTCAAGCAGGTCGGCAACGTCGGCGTGCTCGACGTGCACACCCTCTCGGTTCAGGTCTGGGACAAGTCAATGGTCGGTGCGGTCGAACGCGCAATTCGCGACGCCAATCTCGGACTCAATCCCTCAGCCGACGGCCAGACGGTGCGCATCAGCATTCCGCCGCTCACCGAAGAGCGCCGCAAGGAGTATGTGAAGCTCACCAAGAAGTTCGGCGAAGACTCCAAAGTATCGCTGCGCAACCATCGCCGCGACCTGATCCACGAGCTTGACAAGCTCGAAAAGGAGAAGGCGATCAGCGAGGACGACAAGAACCACGGCAAAAAAGAGGCCGACGATCTTGTGCACAAGTATGAGAAGAAGATCACCGAAATGATCGCCCAGAAAGAAAAGGAGATCATGGAGGTCTGA
- the rpmE gene encoding 50S ribosomal protein L31 codes for MKPEIHPKYTKVTVNCANCGTSFETRSTRNNIKVDICSSCHPFYTGKQVLVDTAGRVERFKKRFAKAAPKAAAN; via the coding sequence ATGAAACCAGAGATTCATCCAAAGTATACGAAAGTTACGGTCAACTGCGCCAACTGCGGCACCAGCTTCGAAACTCGCTCCACCCGCAACAACATCAAGGTTGACATTTGCAGCAGCTGCCACCCGTTCTACACCGGCAAGCAGGTGCTCGTCGATACCGCTGGCCGCGTCGAGCGCTTCAAGAAACGCTTCGCGAAAGCCGCTCCCAAAGCCGCTGCGAACTAA
- the recG gene encoding ATP-dependent DNA helicase RecG: MPSSSVPISSLQSIKGVGPKRAAVLAEAGIRSVADLYDYFPRRYLDRTVIRRIAQLRDGESVTVVGTVTGTRLEGGGRGRGRFKATVSDGSGVLELTWFRSVHYFSKSIHSGDMLAVHGRVSFFGRTPGMQHPDYDRLGGSGEDGRAEGSADGELYKTGGIIPLYPTSDAMKQGGVNSGTLRAIVHRAFRDQPPRITEYLTPEIMEAYGLMPIGEAYRQLHFPDSAELLERARYRMKWSELFFAQLFFALRRTEERRSLTSARFERSGDKTAGLHERLPFEMTGDQKRAVKEIYHDLRSGHQMNRLVQGDVGSGKTLVAQFAMTLAVDNGLQAAFMAPTEILAFQHYIGLKQVLEPLGVTVALLTGRQKKKLREEQLARLESGEIDIAVGTHAIIEAGVRFRRLGLAIIDEQHRFGVMQRKALQDKAENPHVLLMTATPIPRTLTMGIYGDLDVSIIAEMPAGRQPIQTRLCREDQKPELYRLLRKQIAEGRQAYIVYPLVEESEKMDLKAATESYEQLRGEVFPELRLGLIHGKLPAEEKEAVMAAFRSGELDILVGTTVIEVGVDVPNATVMVIEHAERFGISQLHQLRGRVGRGTHRSSCYLVYAKMAGDAKERLQAMAATNDGFRLSEIDLQLRGAGNMLGREQSGTASSLRIADLMTDGEIMRSARAAAFELVEKDETLSHPEHARLRDYYHTHFRKRISLADVG, translated from the coding sequence ATGCCCTCATCGTCAGTCCCAATTTCATCGTTGCAGAGCATCAAGGGGGTCGGGCCGAAGCGCGCGGCAGTTCTGGCGGAGGCGGGTATCCGGTCGGTTGCCGACCTGTACGACTATTTTCCGCGCCGCTACCTCGACCGCACCGTCATCCGGCGTATTGCCCAGCTTCGCGACGGCGAGTCGGTGACGGTGGTGGGCACGGTGACCGGCACGCGGCTCGAAGGCGGGGGGCGCGGACGGGGGCGCTTCAAGGCGACCGTTAGTGACGGTTCGGGCGTGCTGGAGCTGACCTGGTTCCGGTCGGTGCACTACTTTTCAAAAAGCATCCACAGCGGCGACATGCTTGCCGTGCATGGCCGCGTGAGTTTTTTCGGGCGCACGCCGGGGATGCAGCACCCCGACTACGACCGGCTCGGCGGCAGCGGAGAAGATGGCCGCGCGGAGGGGTCGGCGGACGGCGAGCTGTACAAAACCGGCGGCATCATTCCGCTCTACCCGACAAGCGACGCCATGAAGCAAGGCGGCGTCAATTCGGGGACGCTCCGTGCGATCGTACATCGGGCGTTCCGCGACCAGCCGCCGCGCATCACAGAATATCTCACTCCTGAAATCATGGAGGCGTACGGGCTGATGCCCATCGGCGAGGCGTACCGGCAACTCCATTTTCCCGATTCCGCCGAGCTGCTCGAACGGGCGCGCTACCGCATGAAGTGGAGCGAGCTTTTTTTCGCACAGCTCTTTTTCGCCCTGCGCCGCACCGAGGAGCGCCGGAGCCTCACCTCGGCGCGATTCGAGCGCTCGGGCGACAAGACTGCCGGGCTGCACGAACGGTTGCCGTTCGAGATGACCGGCGACCAGAAACGCGCCGTCAAGGAGATTTACCACGACCTGCGCAGCGGCCACCAGATGAACCGCCTGGTGCAGGGCGACGTCGGTTCGGGCAAGACGCTCGTGGCGCAGTTCGCGATGACGCTCGCCGTGGACAACGGTTTGCAGGCGGCCTTTATGGCGCCGACCGAAATCCTCGCCTTCCAGCACTACATCGGCCTGAAGCAGGTGCTCGAACCGCTCGGCGTGACGGTTGCGCTGCTGACCGGTCGCCAGAAGAAAAAGCTGCGCGAGGAGCAGCTTGCCCGGCTCGAAAGCGGCGAAATCGACATCGCGGTCGGCACGCACGCCATCATCGAGGCCGGGGTGCGGTTCCGGCGGCTCGGGCTGGCGATCATCGACGAGCAGCACCGCTTCGGCGTGATGCAGCGCAAGGCGTTGCAGGACAAGGCCGAGAATCCGCACGTGCTGCTCATGACCGCCACACCGATTCCGCGCACGCTGACGATGGGCATCTACGGCGACCTCGACGTGTCGATCATCGCTGAAATGCCCGCCGGACGCCAGCCGATCCAGACGCGACTCTGCCGCGAAGATCAAAAACCGGAGCTTTATCGTCTCTTGCGGAAGCAAATTGCCGAGGGGCGGCAGGCGTACATCGTCTATCCGCTGGTCGAAGAGTCGGAGAAGATGGATCTGAAGGCGGCTACCGAGAGCTACGAGCAGCTCCGGGGCGAAGTGTTTCCGGAGTTGCGTTTGGGGCTGATCCACGGCAAGCTCCCGGCTGAGGAGAAGGAGGCGGTGATGGCGGCATTCCGCAGCGGCGAACTCGACATCCTTGTCGGCACGACCGTGATCGAGGTCGGCGTCGATGTGCCCAACGCCACGGTGATGGTGATCGAGCACGCTGAGCGGTTCGGCATTTCGCAGCTCCATCAGCTTCGCGGGCGCGTGGGGCGCGGCACGCATCGCTCCTCGTGCTACCTCGTCTATGCCAAAATGGCTGGCGACGCCAAGGAGCGGTTGCAGGCGATGGCTGCGACCAACGACGGATTCCGGCTCTCAGAGATCGACCTCCAGCTTCGCGGCGCAGGCAACATGCTCGGCCGCGAGCAGTCGGGCACGGCGAGCAGTCTCAGAATCGCCGACCTGATGACCGACGGCGAGATCATGCGCTCCGCGCGTGCGGCGGCGTTCGAGTTGGTCGAAAAGGATGAAACGCTTTCGCATCCCGAACACGCTCGGCTCCGCGACTACTACCACACCCACTTCCGGAAGCGCATCTCGCTCGCCGACGTGGGGTGA
- the rsgA gene encoding ribosome small subunit-dependent GTPase A, with product MNETLSGVVTRVTGATYIVETGDGPKVRCRTVPSTVSENEGSNLVAVGDRVEFRPKASETEMAEGVIVRVEERRSVLERRREVRRNRSKEKEQVIAANIDQIVLITSFDDPPFNSRLVDRYLVFAESEHLPLLIVVNKIDLDEEGMVEEDLEVYRNLDCNICLVSAEDGRGIEELRELLRDRLSAFSGHSGVGKSTLINLLVGREELRTAETSGKTGKGVHTTTSSAMFQLPGGGYVIDTPGIREFNLAGITRENLRFYYTEFLRFMPECAFSSCSHTVEPGCAVIAAVESGRIDAERYESYLALLDSLDE from the coding sequence ATGAATGAAACCCTTTCCGGCGTGGTGACGCGGGTCACCGGTGCTACGTATATCGTTGAAACCGGCGATGGCCCGAAGGTCAGGTGCAGAACCGTGCCCAGCACCGTCAGCGAAAACGAGGGGTCGAACCTCGTGGCGGTCGGCGATCGGGTCGAGTTCAGGCCGAAAGCATCCGAGACCGAAATGGCGGAAGGCGTGATCGTCCGCGTCGAAGAGCGGCGTAGCGTGCTGGAGCGGCGGCGGGAGGTGCGGCGCAACCGAAGCAAGGAGAAGGAGCAGGTCATCGCGGCCAATATCGACCAGATCGTCCTGATCACTTCGTTCGATGATCCGCCGTTCAACAGCCGCCTGGTTGATCGCTACCTCGTGTTTGCCGAATCGGAGCACCTGCCGCTGCTGATCGTGGTCAACAAGATCGATCTCGACGAGGAGGGGATGGTCGAGGAGGATCTCGAAGTCTATCGAAATCTCGACTGCAATATCTGCCTTGTCAGCGCGGAGGATGGCCGGGGCATCGAGGAGCTTCGCGAGCTGTTGCGCGACCGTTTGTCGGCTTTCAGCGGCCACTCCGGCGTGGGCAAATCGACGCTCATCAACCTGCTCGTCGGGCGAGAGGAGCTGCGAACCGCCGAAACGAGCGGCAAGACCGGCAAGGGTGTGCACACCACCACCAGCTCGGCGATGTTCCAGCTTCCGGGAGGCGGTTATGTGATCGACACGCCGGGCATCCGCGAGTTCAACCTTGCCGGCATCACCCGCGAGAACCTGCGGTTTTACTATACCGAGTTCCTGCGCTTCATGCCGGAGTGCGCTTTCTCGTCATGCAGCCACACGGTCGAGCCGGGGTGTGCCGTGATCGCGGCAGTCGAATCGGGCCGCATCGATGCCGAACGCTACGAGAGCTACCTGGCGCTGCTCGACTCGCTCGATGAGTGA